From the genome of Eucalyptus grandis isolate ANBG69807.140 chromosome 2, ASM1654582v1, whole genome shotgun sequence, one region includes:
- the LOC120290702 gene encoding pectinesterase-like: MLGKAVVSGISIILVVGVVIGVVAGVHKFGSDGDSAEKLSPQMKAVSSVCAPTDYKELCMKSLTSYAPNGTTDPKELIKAAVVAIQDHMKGSLTFSQSLATNATEAKTKMSLDDCKDLYQYAIDVLQAAFSSVGDSDLHTMEDRAAEIQNWLSAVVSYQESCLDNMDDLKLRTDLQNNVLNASHLTSNALSIVTGMSQVLASFNIKLNLTTNSRRLLSTGQGGDYPSWFSAADRKLLAKVDNGRVRPNAVVAKDGSGQYKTIKAALAAYPKGHRGRYVIYVKAGVYDEYIEVTKDQVNVFMYGDGPRKTLVTGHKSNRGGVPTMQSATFAAVGSGFLCKSMGFQNTAGYIGEQAVALRVQSDRSAFFNCRMDGYQDTLYVQTNRQFYRNCVISGTVDFIFGDSPTVIQNSLIIVRKPGPGQQNTITAHGRKFNNENTGLVIHNCRIVPEQKLYPQRFAIKTYLGRPWKEYARTVIMESTLGDFIQPAGYLSWNGDNTCTYAEYGNRGPGARTNGRVKWKGVRVISRKEALGYTAGVFIQGNQWLKYTGFKYMLGLRN; this comes from the exons ATGTTAGGTAAAGCAGTTGTGTCGGGTATTTCGATCATCCTCGTGGTCGGCGTCGTCATTGGCGTCGTCGCGGGGGTCCACAAATTCGGGTCCGATGGCGACTCCGCCGAGAAGCTGTCGCCGCAGATGAAGGCGGTGTCCTCCGTCTGCGCGCCGACTGATTACAAGGAGCTCTGCATGAAGAGCCTGACCTCGTACGCCCCGAACGGCACCACCGACCCCAAGGAGCTCATCAAAGCCGCGGTGGTCGCCATCCAGGACCACATGAAGGGCTCCTTGACCTTCTCCCAGTCTCTGGCTACCAATGCCACGGAAGCCAAGACCAAGATGTCGCTGGACGATTGCAAGGACCTGTATCAGTACGCCATCGACGTGCTCCAGGCGGCCTTTTCCTCTGTCGGCGACAGCGATCTCCACACCATGGAGGACCGTGCTGCCGAGATACAGAACTGGCTCAGCGCCGTCGTGTCGTACCAGGAGTCGTGCCTGGACAACATGGACGACCTGAAGTTGAGAACCGACTTGCAAAACAACGTCCTGAACGCGAGTCATCTCACAAGCAACGCGCTCTCGATCGTTACGGGGATGTCCCAAGTCCTCGCGTCCTTCAACATCAAGCTGAACCTCACTACCAACTCCCGCAGGCTGCTGAGCACGGGCCAGGGTGGGGACTATCCTTCGTGGTTCTCGGCTGCGGACAGGAAGCTCCTGGCGAAGGTGGACAACGGGAGGGTCCGGCCGAACGCGGTGGTGGCCAAAGACGGGAGCGGGCAGTACAAGACAATCAAGGCGGCGCTCGCGGCTTACCCCAAGGGGCACCGAGGGAGGTATGTGATCTACGTGAAGGCCGGGGTGTATGATGAGTACATCGAGGTGACCAAGGACCAAGTGAACGTGTTCATGTACGGTGACGGACCGAGGAAGACCCTCGTGACCGGTCACAAGAGCAATCGCGGCGGCGTTCCCACGATGCAAAGCGCCACCTTTG CTGCCGTCGGGAGCGGATTCCTTTGCAAGTCCATGGGATTCCAGAACACGGCCGGCTACATCGGCGAGCAGGCCGTGGCCCTGCGTGTCCAGTCCGACAGGTCCGCCTTCTTCAACTGCCGCATGGACGGGTACCAAGACACCCTCTACGTCCAGACCAACCGCCAGTTCTACCGCAACTGCGTCATCTCCGGCACCGTCGACTTCATCTTCGGGGACTCGCCGACCGTCATCCAGAACTCCCTCATCATCGTCCGCAAGCCTGGCCCCGGCCAGCAGAACACCATCACCGCCCATGGCCGCAAATTTAACAACGAGAACACGGGGCTCGTCATCCACAACTGCAGGATCGTCCCCGAGCAGAAGCTCTACCCACAGCGGTTCGCCATCAAGACCTACCTCGGCCGCCCCTGGAAGGAGTACGCCCGGACCGTGATCATGGAGTCCACCCTCGGCGACTTCATCCAGCCCGCCGGGTACCTCTCCTGGAACGGCGACAACACGTGCACCTACGCGGAGTACGGCAACCGTGGCCCCGGGGCACGCACCAACGGCAGGGTCAAGTGGAAGGGCGTCCGGGTCATCAGCAGGAAGGAGGCTCTGGGTTACACCGCCGGTGTGTTCATCCAGGGAAATCAGTGGTTGAAGTACACCGGCTTCAAGTACATGCTCGGTTTGAGAAActag
- the LOC120290703 gene encoding pectinesterase-like, with protein MVGKVVLSVISVILVVGVVIGVVAGVLRFGSNGDSGEKLSPQMKAVSSFCAPTDFKELCMKSVGKYAANATDDPKELIKATVLAIFDEMKGSLNFSQSLASSATEAKVKMSLDDCKDLYQFAIDELQAALSFVGDSDLHTMNDRVAEMQNWLSAVVSYQESCLDNMDDPKFKADLQNNVLNASQLTSNALAIAEQIDQVLGAFDVKLNLTPNSRKLLSTDQVDDGKLQPNEVVAKDGSGQYKTIGAALAAYPEGHQGRYVIYVKAGDEYLEVTKDQVNVFMYGDGPRKTIVTGHRNNRAGSSTLRSASFAAVGNGFLCKSMGFQNTAGYQGGQAVALRVQSDRSAFFNCRVDGYQDTLYDHSNRQFYRNCIISGTVDFIFGDSTTVIQNSLIFARKPGPGQGNTITAQGRKYKDETTGLVIHNCRIVPEQKLYPERLTVETYLGRPWKQYARTVFMESTLGDLIQPAGYLSWGQDETCIYEEYGSRGPGARADGRVKWKGVRVISKAEAQAYTVGPFLKGDTWLKDPGFPFMLGLKN; from the exons ATGGTAGGTAAAGTAGTTTTGTCGGTTATTTCGGTCATCCTCGTTGTAGGCGTCGTCATCGGCGTCGTCGCGGGAGTCCTCAGGTTCGGGTCCAATGGCGACTCCGGTGAGAAGCTGTCGCCGCAGATGAAGGCGGTTTCCTCCTTCTGCGCGCCGACCGATTTCAAGGAGCTCTGCATGAAGAGCGTGGGCAAGTACGCCGCGAACGCCACCGACGACCCCAAGGAGCTCATCAAAGCCACGGTGCTCGCCATTTTCGACGAGATGAAGGGCTCCTTGAACTTCTCCCAGTCTCTGGCATCCAGTGCCACCGAAGCCAAGGTCAAGATGTCGCTGGACGACTGCAAGGACCTGTATCAGTTCGCCATCGACGAGCTCCAGGCCGCTTTGTCCTTCGTCGGCGACAGCGATCTCCACACCATGAACGACCGTGTCGCCGAGATGCAGAACTGGCTCAGCGCCGTCGTGTCGTACCAGGAGTCGTGCTTGGACAACATGGACGACCCGAAGTTCAAGGCCGACTTGCAAAATAACGTCCTGAACGCGAGTCAGCTCACGAGCAACGCGCTCGCGATCGCCGAGCAGATAGACCAAGTCCTCGGGGCCTTCGACGTCAAGCTAAACCTCACTCCCAACTCCCGCAAGCTGCTGAGCACGGACCAG GTGGACGACGGGAAGCTCCAGCCGAACGAGGTGGTGGCCAAGGACGGGAGCGGGCAGTACAAGACGATCGGGGCGGCGCTCGCAGCGTACCCGGAGGGGCACCAAGGGAGGTACGTGATCTACGTGAAGGCCGGCGATGAATACCTGGAGGTGACCAAGGACCAAGTGAACGTGTTCATGTACGGAGACGGACCGAGGAAGACCATCGTGACCGGTCACAGGAACAATCGTGCTGGCTCTTCCACATTGCGAAGCGCCAGCTTTG CTGCCGTCGGAAACGGATTCCTTTGCAAGTCCATGGGATTCCAGAACACGGCAGGCTACCAGGGCGGGCAAGCGGTGGCGCTGCGTGTGCAGTCCGACAGGTCCGCCTTCTTCAACTGCCGCGTGGACGGGTACCAAGACACCCTCTACGACCACAGCAATCGCCAGTTCTACCGCAACTGCATCATCTCTGGCACCGTCGACTTCATCTTTGGCGACTCAACGACCGTCATCCAGAACTCCCTCATCTTTGCCCGCAAGCCCGGCCCCGGCCAGGGCAACACCATAACCGCCCAGGGCCGCAAGTATAAAGACGAGACCACGGGGCTCGTCATCCACAACTGCAGGATTGTCCCTGAGCAGAAGCTCTACCCCGAACGGCTCACCGTCGAGACGTACCTCGGCCGCCCCTGGAAGCAGTACGCCCGGACCGTGTTCATGGAGTCCACCCTCGGCGACTTAATCCAGCCCGCCGGATACCTCTCATGGGGCCAGGACGAGACGTGCATCTACGAGGAGTACGGCAGCCGTGGTCCCGGGGCCCGTGCGGACGGCAGGGTCAAGTGGAAGGGCGTCCGGGTCATTAGCAAGGCGGAGGCCCAGGCCTACACCGTCGGTCCTTTCCTTAAGGGAGATACCTGGTTGAAGGACCCCGGCTTCCCATTCATGCTTGGGTTGAAAAactag
- the LOC104424631 gene encoding protein CAJ1 yields the protein MRSDEARVLLGFPPNSCPTPSQVKAAFKKKVWESHPDLFPINEKPTAESKFKLISEAYNCLLSGVKWEYSEPGSYVRVVRRGVPSANGAKGNRLLLGIPFLFIVFGTLGLGGFNASRAYNRQKEINPTHNPFLP from the exons ATGCGGAGCGACGAAGCCAGGGTCCTTCTGGGCTTCCCTCCAAATTCTTGCCCCACTCCTTCTCAG GTTAAGGCGGCTTTCAAGAAGAAGGTATGGGAGTCGCACCCTGATCTCTTTCCAATTAATGAAAAGCCGACTGCAGAATCTAAGTTCAAGCTG ATTTCGGAAGCTTACAACTGTCTGCTGTCTG GTGTGAAATGGGAATATTCAGAACCAG GTTCATATGTACGCGTCGTGAGAAGGGGAGTCCCATCGGCAAATGGTGCAAAAGGAAATCGCTTGCTCCTGGGGATACCTTTCCTATTCATCGTTTTTGGAACACTAGGACTGGGGGGATTTAACGCTTCCAG GGCATACAACAGGCAAAAGGAGATTAATCCAACTCATAATCCCTTTCTTCCCTGA
- the LOC104424632 gene encoding uncharacterized protein LOC104424632: protein MVGDVSGTIAAAAAASAAAIASTSAAPGTPPPAARAEAQYVSAKTSVWWDIENCQVPKGCDPHAIAQNISSALVKMSYCGPVSISAYGDTNRIPSSIQKALSSTGIALNHVPAGVKDASDKKILVDMLFWAVDNPAPANYLLISGDRDFSNALHQLRMRRYNILLAQPQKASAPLVAAAKSVWLWTNLASGEFPLASGDSLQLANRNNPFVTGPTYEPTQSSQFLSSDSMSMSSVRYQTSTTGRFSDNTHNANGNKAWRSPMLSSMTRAASFPGVMHGDTKNTNHNKWEFTQEKQFKKAPHEFFSAGESIVSASKSEPNSSPMKHDSYGRPQDLFPRPVTPNNPPVQPNFGRGNPRHPNPNQDFRSVTPRPDTLLPPSVPVPGTPNIGNLRLSESPSYAQYRNQMDRCENNYRFDESTHSVSYNTLNRSHVSMGQQFQPNTRYTGGLEFSSSSSQIVNVDAGNGVRGSQGYTPPAEYVQGLIGVIILALNTLKEEKIIPTEVNITNCIRYGDSKFQNIDVKKALASALEQRMVVKQSLGALQLYVGRNERLWNCVNLIGGDPSHYLKEIWDRIESFLSSAAGRSALLASRCRYEAALIIKRACLKDLPLGNIMQLLNMIITIKKWIIPPQIGWQPITITLAETKSDVDTTVEA, encoded by the exons ATGGTCGGAGATGTGAGCGGGACGATCGCCGCTGcggccgccgcctccgccgcggCGATCGCCTCCACCTCGGCGGCGCCGGGTacgccgccgccggcggcgagggcggaGGCGCAGTACGTGAGCGCGAAGACGTCGGTGTGGTGGGACATAGAGAACTGCCAGGTCCCCAAGGGGTGCGACCCCCACGCGATCGCGCAGAACATCAGCTCCGCCCTGGTGAAGATGAGCTACTGCGGCCCCGTCTCGATCTCCGCCTATGGCGACACCAATCGGATCCCTAGCTCGATTCAGAAAGCGCTCTCCAGCACCGGCATCGCGCTCAACCACGTCCCGGCGG GTGTGAAGGATGCCAGTGACAAGAAGATTTTAGTTGATATGCTATTTTGGGCTGTGGATAATCCCGCTCCAGCAAATTATCTGCTGATTTCCGGCGATAGGGACTTTTCTAATGCCCTCCATCAGTTGCGTATGAGAAGATATAATATACTCTTGGCACAACCACAAAAAGCATCGGCTCCACTTGTAGCTGCTGCGAAGAGCGTATGGTTGTGGACGAATCTTGCCAGTGGAGAATTCCCTCTGGCAAGTGGTGATTCATTGCAGCTTGCTAATCGTAACAATCCATTCGTCACCGGCCCAACTTATGAACCAACCCAGTCAAGTCAATTCTTAAGTTCTGATAGTATGTCCATGTCTTCAGTAAGGTACCAAACTTCTACTACTGGGAGGTTTAGCGATAACACACATAATGCTAATGGAAATAAGGCTTGGAGATCTCCTATGCTGTCAAGCATGACCAGAGCAGCTAGTTTTCCTGGTGTCATGCATGGTGATACAAAAAATACTAATCATAACAAGTGGGAATTCACACAAGAAAAGCAGTTTAAAAAAGCGCCCCATGAATTTTTTAGTGCTGGTGAGTCTATTGTCTCTGCCAGTAAGTCTGAACCAAACAGTTCTCCTATGAAACATGATTCCTATGGCCGTCCACAAGATCTCTTTCCTCGTCCAGTTACTCCAAACAACCCTCCTGTGCAGCCTAATTTTGGTCGTGGTAACCCAAGGCATCCTAATCCTAATCAGGACTTCCGTTCGGTTACTCCGAGACCTGACACTTTGCTACCTCCTTCTGTTCCAGTCCCAGGTACGCCCAATATTGGCAATCTAAGGCTATCTGAATCCCCAAGCTATGCACAATACCGCAATCAAATGGACAGATGTGAGAATAATTATAGGTTTGATGAATCTACACACTCAGTTAGCTATAATACATTGAACAGAAGCCATGTGTCCATGGGTCAACAATTTCAACCTAATACCAGATACACCGGTGGTCTtgaattttcatcttcatcttctcagATTGTTAATGTTGATGCTGGCAATGGTGTCCGGGGAAGTCAGGGATACACACCGCCTGCCGAGTATGTGCAAGGCCTTATTGGTGTCATAATACTGGCATTGAACActttgaaagaagaaaaaattattcctaCTGAAGTAAACATCACTAATTGCATACGTTATGGGGATTCTAAGTTCCAGAATATAGATGTGAAAAAGGCCTTGGCCAGTGCACTTGAGCAACGTATGGTTGTAAAGCAAAGTTTAGGGGCGCTGCAGTTATATGTGGGTAGAAATGAGAGATTATGGAACTGTGTCAACCTTATTGGTGGAGATCCTAGTCATTACCTGAAAGAAATATGGGATCGCATAGAAAGTTTCCTTTCATCTGCAGCCGGAAGATCAGCCTTGCTTGCTTCTAGATGCAG GTACGAGGCAGCTTTAATTATCAAGAGAGCTTGCTTAAAAGATCTTCCTTTGGGCAACATAATGCAGCTATTGAACATGATAATTACAATCAAGAAATGGATTATTCCCCCCCAAATAGGATGGCAACCGATTACTATTACTCTTGCAGAGACTAAAAGTGACGTGGATACTACAGTCGAAGcttga